The genomic interval TTCCTGGCAGGTAGACTGGCAAGAATATATGTAAGCATAATACTTCCCAAACCAGAACTCTGATAGGAATCGGCAATGGAAGGTGCAAAGGTGAAGGCATTGCCTAAGGTATCTAATCCATAGGTATGCATGCGCTCAGCGTCTTTTTCCAGCGTACCATGCTTCATCAGCATATAGGCTACTATCTGTTTTCCGTCCAGGGTTTCGGCTATGTACCGCTGTATATCATCCTGTTCCAGGTTAGTACAAATCTGGTGAACAGTGCTTGCATCAAAAGGGTGGGGACCAAAACGATTTCTGGTTTCCGGAGAAAAACTGGCAAAGTAAGCTAGCAATTTTTCTTCATCTTCCCACTGCAATAAACGGATGCGAACCTGGCTATTATTTTTTAAGGTGGTGATATAAAAGGATGGTAATAGCAAACAAAAACTCCGGCAAAAGTACCGGAGTTTTATAAATATATAATAATAGCAAGGGTTCTATCTATAGATTTTTTCTCCCCGGCTGTTTCTCCATTCATTTTCAAAATGGACTGCATCTTCTTCTGTACGTGGATTCACACCCATTACAATGCCTCCTTCTTTAACGCCTTCCTCATATTCTCTGGCACGGTCTTCGGGAATTCCTGAACCTACTAAAGCGCCCAGCACACCCCCGGTTAATCCGCCTGCGCCTGCACCGGCTAATCCGGCTGCAATCGGTCCGGCAATTATAAGTCCTAAACCTGGTAGTGCAACAGCTGTACCTGCGGCAGCAATGGCACCTACAATGGCTCCAAGCGTTCCGCCAATGGCAGAACCCACGCCGGCACCTTCCATGGCTTTGTTGCCCAGGCCAGTATCATGGCTATCATGGTCTTTGCTGAAATGTTTTTTGCGGGTATCATCCGACATCATCAGGTTAATATCGTTATCAGAATAGCCGCGGGCTCTCAGCGAACTATACGCACGTTCAGCACTATCCCGGTCCCTGAACATACCGGTAAGCAATCTTGGGTTGCTGGCTGCATTGGTGGTAGAAAAATTGCTGGATGCGCTTCCAACGGTTGGCATGGGTGCCGATTCACTATTGGTGGTGCTATAATTTCCTGTGGTAAGGTCGTCATTTCTGGTCAGGCTGTCGTTACCGGTCAGATCGCTGTCGGATGAGTAGCCGGAAGCATTGCCCAAAGAGTCGCGGTTGGTACTATTCCTGGTGTTTTCGTCTGAATCAGAAAATGGGTTTCTTGGTGTATTTTCCATAAAAATTGTGTGGTTTGTTTGGTTAAAAAAATGAAGTATGTAGTGCTATTACATGCGCCCAAACGGGCTGAATTTTACTCAGGTTAACGGCAGGAAATATTAATTAGTTACAAGTTTTTCAAAGTTGTATCTTATTTTATAGCTTTAAGACAGTTCAAAATCCGTGACAAATGTTTATCCCAACCCTGAGACATATCCTCTTCCGCCTGCTGTCTACTCTACTGGTAGCCACTTTATTTATAACCCATCCGCTTATGGCCCAGTTGAAAGTAAGTCCTAATAAACGCTATCTGGTGAAAGCCGATGGAACACCGTTTTTCTACCTGGGAGATACGGCCTGGGAACTGTTTCACCGCCTCA from Rhodocytophaga rosea carries:
- a CDS encoding GNAT family N-acetyltransferase, which codes for MLLPSFYITTLKNNSQVRIRLLQWEDEEKLLAYFASFSPETRNRFGPHPFDASTVHQICTNLEQDDIQRYIAETLDGKQIVAYMLMKHGTLEKDAERMHTYGLDTLGNAFTFAPSIADSYQSSGLGSIMLTYILASLPARKIILWGGVQASNQRAVSYYTKFGFHKVGTFEYHNGTNYDMIREPT